From the Lathyrus oleraceus cultivar Zhongwan6 chromosome 4, CAAS_Psat_ZW6_1.0, whole genome shotgun sequence genome, one window contains:
- the LOC127136845 gene encoding chitinase 1 — translation MSSPVNDKRIVQQLIVRLYIHHIPKHRIDSDVERIQMDFILGFASEHYIDGKGDGRFNPTWEVDPSSIERVKKFKQGHPEVRVVISIGGVGTEFPFNPVENLVWIDNAAKSIQHIIELYDDDQSDQNIIDGIDIHYDVINSSHDDFSYCIGQVIRQLKLDKHLAFKMVVSIAPTQVVESYYHILYLNNKDIIDLVDYQFYSQKFSTKEEIIELYKKLVVNYTPALVLPGIPGDPILNETIKYLLEQNAIPGVFFWDSEDSINAPKTISLEHLLQNI, via the coding sequence ATGTCTTCACCTGTAAATGACAAAAGAATTGTGCAACAACTCATTGTTCGTTTGTACATACATCATATACCAAAACACAGAATCGATTCCGATGTCGAGAGAATACAAATGGACTTTATTCTCGGATTTGCCAGCGAGCATTACATTGATGGAAAAGGCGACGGACGTTTCAACCCCACTTGGGAGGTTGATCCTTCCAGTATTGAACGGGTGAAAAAGTTTAAACAAGGTCATCCAGAAGTGAGGGTGGTTATCAGCATTGGAGGTGTTGGCACTGAATTTCCATTCAATCCAGTTGAAAATTTGGTGTGGATCGATAATGCTGCAAAATCGATCCAACACATCATCGAACTCTATGACGATGATCAAAGCGATCAAAATATAATTGATGGTATTGATATTCATTATGATGTGATCAATTCAAGTCATGATGATTTTTCCTACTGTATTGGACAAGTTATAAGACAACTCAAACTTGATAAACATTTAGCATTCAAAATGGTAGTATCTATTGCTCCAACACAAGTGGTGGAATCGTACTACCATATATTGTATTTGAACAACAAAGACATTATAGATTTGGTTGACTACCAGTTCTATAGTCAAAAATTCTCTACAAAGGAAGAAATCATAGAGCTTTATAAGAAACTAGTAGTTAATTACACTCCAGCTCTTGTTCTACCAGGAATTCCTGGTGACCCTATATTGAATGAGACCATCAAATACCTCTTGGAACAAAATGCAATCCCTGGCGTCTTCTTTTGGGATTCTGAAGACTCTATCAATGCTCCCAAGACTATCTCTTTAGAACACCTGCTACAAAACATCTGA
- the LOC127074795 gene encoding chitinase 1 → MSSYNTNENIDLTIYRQYILHIPTQLNFNAKIEKNDFILGFASETYIQGKGTGNFNPTWNVNHLSPENIKTFKDNNPEVRVIISIGGVGEEFPFNPFDKNTWMIYAVNSIRQIILRYNQTHKDQNLIDGIDIHYDIVKSDEDDFSIYVGEVIRQLKNDKPLSINVVSIAPTKLAESYYEKLYLDNKKIIDLVDYQFYNQKFSSQDEVVELYKKLAVTYRPSKVLAGYNNPPDPVLMEGIIYLIKNKLLPGVFVWNSNPSTTGYVSFSF, encoded by the coding sequence ATGTCTTCCTATAATACCAATGAAAACATTGATCTAACCATATATCGTCAATACATACTTCATATACCAACTCAACTCAATTTCAACGCCAAAATCGAAAAAAACGACTTCATTTTAGGGTTTGCTAGTGAAACCTACATACAAGGAAAAGGCACAGGGAACTTCAATCCCACATGGAACGTTAATCATCTCAGTCCTGAAAATATAAAAACATTCAAGGATAACAATCCAGAAGTGAGGGTGATAATAAGCATCGGAGGCGTCGGCGAAGAATTTCCATTCAATCCATTCGATAAAAATACATGGATGATCTACGCTGTCAACTCGATCAGACAGATCATCCTTCGTTACAACCAAACTCATAAAGACCAAAACCTTATTGATGGTATTGATATTCACTATGATATCGTCAAATCAGACGAGGATGATTTTTCCATTTATGTTGGCGAAGTTATAAGGCAACTAAAGAATGATAAACCTTTGTCCATCAATGTGGTATCAATTGCTCCTACAAAACTAGCTGAATCTTACTATGAAAAATTGTATTTGGACAACAAAAAGATCATTGACTTAGTTGATTATCAATTCTACAATCAGAAATTCTCGTCACAAGATGAAGTTGTTGAACTGTATAAGAAACTAGCAGTTACCTACCGTCCTTCTAAAGTCCTAGCAGGATACAACAATCCTCCTGACCCAGTGCTTATGGAGGGCATCATATATCTCATAAAAAACAAATTACTCCCTGGAGTTTTTGTTTGGAATTCTAATCCCTCTACCACTGGCTACGTTTCCTTCAGCTTTTGA